Below is a genomic region from Streptomyces sp. NBC_00461.
ACCTCCGGCACAAGGGAGTTCATCGCGATCCCGGAGAAGAGATACGCGACCGCCGGGATCAGCAGATAGTCCAGCATCGCCATCCAGCCGGCGACGAAGCCCGCTTCCTGACCGAGCGCCACGCGCGCGTAGGCGAACACCGACCCCGCCCGGGGGACCACCCGCACCATCTGCGCGTAGCTGAATGCGGTGAACGCCATCGCGACCGTGGCGACGACGTAGACGAGCGCGACGGCTCCGTGCGACTTCGCGTCCAGCGTGCCGAACACGCCGACGGGCGCCATGGGGGCGATGAAAAGCAGTCCGTAGACCACCAGATCCCGGAAGCCGAGGCTGCGCCGCAGGTCGTCCCCGTCGCCGGTGGTGCGCGCCGCCGTGCCGGTCCCGGACATCGTGCCTCCGTCAGTGCCTCGCCCGTCGTGTTCTTCCCCCACCCCTCCCGCTCCCCGACCAGACTCCCCGGGGGCGCGATCTTCGACTCGCCGGACGCGGCCTTACGATGGTTCGCATGACTGCTTCGCCTGGCCGCCGTGTCCTGCTCGCCGCTCCCCGTGGCTACTGCGCGGGTGTGGACCGCGCCGTGATCGCCGTCGAGAAAGCCCTGGAGCAGTACGGGGCTCCGATCTACGTCCGGCACGAGATCGTGCACAACAAGTACGTCGTGCAGACCCTGGAGAAGAAGGGCGCCATCTTCGTCGAGCGGACGGAGGAGGTCCCCGAGGGGAACATCGTCATGTTCTCCGCGCACGGAGTCGCTCCCGTCGTCCACGAGGAGGCCGCACGGGGCAAGCTCGCCACCATCGACGCGACCTGCCCGCTCGTCACCAAGGTCCACAAGGAAGCCGTCCGCTTCGCGGGCGAGGACTACGACATCCTCCTGATCGGGCACGAGGGCCACGAGGAGGTCATCGGCACCTCCGGCGAGGCCCCCGAGCACATCCAGCTCGTCGACGGCCCCGAGGACGTCGCCAAGGTGGAGGTCCGCGACCCCTCCAAGGTCGTGTGGCTGTCCCAGACCACCCTCTCCGTCGACGAGACGATGGAGACCGTCGACGCGCTGCAGGAGAAGTTCCCGCAGCTGATCTCGCCGCCCAGCGACGACATCTGCTACGCCACGCAGAACCGCCAGCTCGCGGTGAAGCAGATGGGCGCCGAGGCGGAGCTCGTGATCGTCGTCGGCTCCCGCAACTCCTCGAACTCCAAGCGCCTGGTCGAGGTCGCCAAGCTCGCCGGTTCCCGCGAGGCCTACCTCGTGGACTTCGCCGACGAGATCGACGAGGCCTGGCTGGAGGGCGTGTCCACGGTCGGCGTCACCTCCGGCGCCTCCGTCCCCGAGATCCTGGTCGAGCAGGTCCTGGAGTGGCTCGGGCAGCGCGGCTTCGAGGACGTGGAGATCGTCAAGGCGGCCGAGGAGTCCATCACGTTCTCGCTGCCCAAGGAGCTGCGCCGCGATCTGCGCGACGAGGCCGCGGCCCTGATCGCGGAGCGAACGGGTACCTCGCACGAGTGACTGTCAGTCGTACGTCGTAACGTAGAGCCATGCAGATCTTCGGCATTGACATCGGTGGATCCGGGATCAAGGGCGCCCCTGTGGACCTGGACAAGGGCGACCTGGCCCAGGAGCGCTGCAAGGTGCTCACTCCGCATCCGGCGACGCCCGACGGAGTGGCCGACGGCGTGAAGCAGGTCGTCGACCACTTCGGCTGGACCGGCCCGGTCGGCCTCACCTTCCCCGGTGTGGTCACCGGCGGAGCCACCATCCGTACGGCGGCGAACGTCGACAAGAGCTGGATCGACACGGACGCGCGCGCGTTGTTCAGCGAGCGGCTGGGCGGCCTCCCGGTGACGGTGGTGAACGACGCGGACGCGGCGGGCGTCGCCGAGGTGCACTTCGGTGCGGGCAAAGACCGCAAGGGCACGGTCATCCTGCTGACCTTCGGCACCGGCATCGGCAGCGCCGTGTTCATCGACGGCGTCCTCGTGCCCAACACCGAGCTGGGCCACCTGGAGCTGCACGGCCACGACGCGGAGAAGCGCGCCTCCAGCAAGGCCAAGGAAGATCACGAGCTGACGTGGGAGCACTGGGCCCACCGCGTGCAGAAGTACCTCGCCCACGTCGAGATGCTGTTCTCGCCCGAGCTGATCGTCATCGGCGGCGGTGTCAGCCGTAAGTCCGAGAAGTTCCTGCACTTCGTCGAGGGCATCAAAGCGGAGATCGTCCCGGCCCAGCTGCAGAACAACGCGGGAATCGTGGGAGCGGCGATGCACGCGGCGGACGGCTCGGGGCACTAGGACACGCGTCATCGCGTGGGGGGACGGTGCCGGTCGGTCCGGCGGCGCAGCAGGACCACCTTCCGTACGGTCGCGATCACACCCGCGACCAGCGTCCCCCCGTACAGCCACCCGGCCTGGGTGGCCAGCGCGGTCACCAGACCCATCAGCCGGCCGGCCAGCCCGCCGCCGCTGTCGGCGACGGGGAGCAGGCCCACCGCGAAGGCGATCGGTACGACGACGGGGGCGGTCAACAGGTCGCCCTTGCGTGTCCAGATCGCGGTCAGCAGGCACACCGGCAGGAACAGCAGGCCGTACAAGGTCAGCGACGCCCCGAACATCAGCTGGTCGAGGCACCCGAGCACGAACATCATCGCCACGCAGAACAGACCGCTGCCCAACCCGGTCAGCCGAGGATTGGGCATCCGCCGCACCGCCTCGAACAGCGGCGGACCCGGCCTGCGTACCCCCGACGGTCGATCCGCGGGACGGGCGGTCGCGGGACTCTGTGCGGCAGGCCGCCCGCCGCCGTCCGCACCGCCGCCCCTTCCCTCGCGCCTCGCCTGTGGCGGCAGCGGGTGCGTGCCGCGGTGCGTTCCGTTGTGCGGGGGTCGCGACCTGTGTTGCTCCACCCGACCAACTTAGGTCGGCTTATGTGCCCAATCGCCCATCAGACACGCCGATGGGACGAGCTTGGCCAAGCGTTCGACGGGGCGCCGGAGCGGCGACGGGTACGCCGTAGACTGGTGGATCGGCCCGCCCGCGCACCGAAGAAGGACCGGGCCCGCAGCCCCAGTCCCCTGATGTCTCTCACGTACGGGAAGTCGCAACGTGTCGCTCACGATCGGAATCGTCGGTCTGCCGAATGTCGGCAAATCGACCCTGTTCAACGCCCTGACCAAGAACGACGTGCTCGCGGCCAACTACCCGTTCGCCACGATCGAGCCCAATGTGGGCGTGGTCGGCGTCCCCGACGCCCGGCTGACGAAACTGGCCGAAATCTTCTCCTCCCAGCGGGTCCTCCCGGCGACCGTCGACTTCGTCGACATCGCGGGCATCGTGAAGGGCGCGTCCGAGGGCGAGGGCCTGGGCAACAAATTCCTTGCGAACATCCGTGAGTCCGACGCGATCTGCCAGGTCATCCGCGCGTTCAAGGACGAGAACGTCGTGCACGTCGACGGCAAGGTCTCGCCGAAGGACGACATCGAGACGATCAACACCGAGCTGATCCTCGCCGATCTCCAGACCATCGAGAAGGTTCTGCCGCGACTGCAGAAGGAGTCGCGGATCAAGAAGGACATCGGGCCCAAGGTCAAGGCCGTCGAGGAGGCCAAGGAGATCCTGGAGCGCGGTGACACCCTCTTCTCGCAGGGCATCGTCCAGGGCTCCGGCAACGAGGAACTCCTCCACGACCTGCACCTCCTGACGACCAAGCCCTTCCTCTACGTCTTCAACGTCGACGAGGACGAACTGGTCGACGACGACTTCAAGAACGAGCAGCGCGCCCTGGTCGCCCCCGCCGAGGCGATCTTCCTCAACGCCAAGCTCGAGGCGGACCTCGCCGAGCTCGACGAGGAGGACGCCCTGGAGCTCCTGGAGTCCGTCGGCGCCGAGGAGCCCGGCCTCGCCACCCTCGCGCACGTGGGCTTCAACACCCTCGGCCTGCAGACCTACCTCACCGCCGGCCCCAAGGAATCCCGCGCCTGGACGATCAAGAAGGGCGCCACCGCCCCCGAGGCCGCCGGTGTCATCCACACCGACTTCCAGAAGGGCTTCATCAAGGCGGAGGTCATCTCCTTCGCCGACCTGGTGGAGACGGGTTCGGTCGCCGAGGCCCGCGCCAAGGGCAAGGCGCGGATGGAAGGCAAGGACTATGTGATGCAGGACGGGGACGTGGTGGAGTTCCGCTTCAACGTGTAGTGGTGACGTGACACTGCATGACGCCGCATTGCTGATCTGGCAAACGTGCAGGTCAAGAGGGGCTCGACCGTTCGAGGTCGGGCCCCTGCCTTATTTCCCGTACGGCCCGTGCTCCCACTTTCTTCACGGCTCCGACCGGCGTCAGTACTGACTCCGGAGGGGTGGAGGCGGGCCGGGGTCACGTACCGGATCACGCCTCGTGCTCCCGCTCCCGCTCCGTCACCCGTCGGCACGCCTCCACGTAGCCCCGCACCAGTGGTCTGCGGTCTTCCCTCCGCCAGGCCAGGACGTACCGGCTGGGTGTCACGCCCCGCACCGGGCGGGTCACCACGCCGCCCAGCGTGATCAGGGGGACGTTGCCCGCGGCCACCAGGCACACGCCGAGGCCCGCGACCAGGGCCTCGTACGTCTCCTCCGTGCTCGCGATCTCCGCGCCGACGCGGGGTGGGCGGCCGGCGCGTTCGTCCAGGGCGAGCCAGTAGTCCCGTAGCGGGCCCGCGCTCTTGGGGAGGGCGAGGAAGGGCTCGTCGGCCAGGTCCGTGAAGTCGATCTCCGTGCGGGGCGCGAGGGGGTGGGCCTCGGGGAGGGCGACCAGGCGGGGTTCCTCGGCGACGACCGCCCAGGCGTAGCGGTCCTGGTCGGGCAGAGGCAGCCAGACGAAGGCCACGTCCGTGTCGCCGTCCGCCAGGCCTGCGGTCGGGTCGGCCCAACTCGCCTGGCGCAGCCGTACCGTGGTGTCGGGGTGCGCGGCGGTGAAGCGGGAGCGGATCGCGGGCAGCAGGCCGCCGCGGCCGGGGCTGGTGCTCATGCCCACCATCAGCGTGCTGCGCTGCACGGCCCGCGCCTCCTCCACCACGGCCGCGCCCCGCGCCCACGCGTCCAGCACCCGCCGGGCGTGCGGCAGCAGCGCCGCGCCGGCCTCGGACAGCTCCACGCCCTGCCGGTCCCGACGCAACAGCTCGACGCCCAACTGCCGTTCCAGCGCCCGGATCTGCTTGCTCAGCGCGGGCTGCGAGACGTACAGCCGCTCGGCCGCGCGCGTGAAGTGCAGTTCCTCGGCGACCGTGACGAAGTACCGCAGGTCCCGCACATGAACGTCCGTCGTCATAGCCATTGGTTATCAGCGTAGGTCTTGGACGGGCAACGCGAACGGGCGGCAGTCTCGTGATCAGACGAAGAGACCAGGAGGAGTCATGAACAAGGTCTGGCTGATCACCGGTGCGAGCAGTGGCTTCGGGCGGGCCATCACCGAGGCGGCCCTCGCCGCCGGTGACGTGGTCGTCGGTGCCGCCCGCCGCGTCGTGGCGCTGGACGAACTGGTGGCGGCCCACGCCGACCAGTTGGAGGCACTGCCCCTGGACGTCACCGACACCGCCGCGGCCGAGGCGGCCGTACAGGATGTGGTGGCGCGATACGGCCGGATCGACGTCCTGGTCAACAACGCCGGCCGCACGCATGTCGGCGCATTCGAGGAGACCACCGACGCCGAACTGCGCGAACTGTTCGACCTGCACGTCTTCGGGCCCGCGACCCTCACCCGCGCGGTGCTGCCGCACATGCGTGAGCGGCGCTCGGGAGCGATCGTGCAGATGAGCAGCATGGGCGGACAGATGTCCTTCGCGGGCTTCTCCG
It encodes:
- a CDS encoding 4-hydroxy-3-methylbut-2-enyl diphosphate reductase — encoded protein: MVRMTASPGRRVLLAAPRGYCAGVDRAVIAVEKALEQYGAPIYVRHEIVHNKYVVQTLEKKGAIFVERTEEVPEGNIVMFSAHGVAPVVHEEAARGKLATIDATCPLVTKVHKEAVRFAGEDYDILLIGHEGHEEVIGTSGEAPEHIQLVDGPEDVAKVEVRDPSKVVWLSQTTLSVDETMETVDALQEKFPQLISPPSDDICYATQNRQLAVKQMGAEAELVIVVGSRNSSNSKRLVEVAKLAGSREAYLVDFADEIDEAWLEGVSTVGVTSGASVPEILVEQVLEWLGQRGFEDVEIVKAAEESITFSLPKELRRDLRDEAAALIAERTGTSHE
- the ppgK gene encoding polyphosphate--glucose phosphotransferase, whose translation is MQIFGIDIGGSGIKGAPVDLDKGDLAQERCKVLTPHPATPDGVADGVKQVVDHFGWTGPVGLTFPGVVTGGATIRTAANVDKSWIDTDARALFSERLGGLPVTVVNDADAAGVAEVHFGAGKDRKGTVILLTFGTGIGSAVFIDGVLVPNTELGHLELHGHDAEKRASSKAKEDHELTWEHWAHRVQKYLAHVEMLFSPELIVIGGGVSRKSEKFLHFVEGIKAEIVPAQLQNNAGIVGAAMHAADGSGH
- a CDS encoding DUF6542 domain-containing protein, encoding MEQHRSRPPHNGTHRGTHPLPPQARREGRGGGADGGGRPAAQSPATARPADRPSGVRRPGPPLFEAVRRMPNPRLTGLGSGLFCVAMMFVLGCLDQLMFGASLTLYGLLFLPVCLLTAIWTRKGDLLTAPVVVPIAFAVGLLPVADSGGGLAGRLMGLVTALATQAGWLYGGTLVAGVIATVRKVVLLRRRTDRHRPPTR
- the ychF gene encoding redox-regulated ATPase YchF produces the protein MSLTIGIVGLPNVGKSTLFNALTKNDVLAANYPFATIEPNVGVVGVPDARLTKLAEIFSSQRVLPATVDFVDIAGIVKGASEGEGLGNKFLANIRESDAICQVIRAFKDENVVHVDGKVSPKDDIETINTELILADLQTIEKVLPRLQKESRIKKDIGPKVKAVEEAKEILERGDTLFSQGIVQGSGNEELLHDLHLLTTKPFLYVFNVDEDELVDDDFKNEQRALVAPAEAIFLNAKLEADLAELDEEDALELLESVGAEEPGLATLAHVGFNTLGLQTYLTAGPKESRAWTIKKGATAPEAAGVIHTDFQKGFIKAEVISFADLVETGSVAEARAKGKARMEGKDYVMQDGDVVEFRFNV
- a CDS encoding LysR family transcriptional regulator; this encodes MAMTTDVHVRDLRYFVTVAEELHFTRAAERLYVSQPALSKQIRALERQLGVELLRRDRQGVELSEAGAALLPHARRVLDAWARGAAVVEEARAVQRSTLMVGMSTSPGRGGLLPAIRSRFTAAHPDTTVRLRQASWADPTAGLADGDTDVAFVWLPLPDQDRYAWAVVAEEPRLVALPEAHPLAPRTEIDFTDLADEPFLALPKSAGPLRDYWLALDERAGRPPRVGAEIASTEETYEALVAGLGVCLVAAGNVPLITLGGVVTRPVRGVTPSRYVLAWRREDRRPLVRGYVEACRRVTEREREHEA
- a CDS encoding oxidoreductase; translated protein: MNKVWLITGASSGFGRAITEAALAAGDVVVGAARRVVALDELVAAHADQLEALPLDVTDTAAAEAAVQDVVARYGRIDVLVNNAGRTHVGAFEETTDAELRELFDLHVFGPATLTRAVLPHMRERRSGAIVQMSSMGGQMSFAGFSAYSGTKFALEGLSEGLADEVREFGIKVLVVEPGGFRTSLFDTGRAGVSADSGLYESVSRTRGFVSGGDGTQPGDPAKAAALILAALDAEETPLHLPLGEDAVDAVLGKLGQVRSEIAAWEKRTRATAFDD